A single Verrucomicrobiia bacterium DNA region contains:
- a CDS encoding UvrD-helicase domain-containing protein, which translates to MSHPTEQQNAAIRARGNVLVAAGAGTGKTSTVTDRCLELILHERIAGGRCGLDQILMVTFTEAAAAEMRQRLRTRLREAAEALNHSVHSAPQSLAADLSAPPDDGDARHLAEQLALLDTANISTLHGFCLELVRRNFHTLGLDPACVVLDETQTRPLIHTLLNDLFLKHYAGTTDYSAQVRELIRSYGRGRDQKIREWIVKIHRYSQTLPSPDAWFSAQTTLFSAAEPTAWRHQFSAAVSAWARLWQPPLAASADACSNLATCQVALNPLIRDDPTLAQIASALAAINDADETWKRGTKKLHRDPIKRFFEDARFLSALAKDDGAALVEDWNWARQPMLVLLRLAEEFGQLFAQAKRELGGIDFSDQEQFALRLLRTDAGAPTQIARACREQFAFVFVDECQDINAAQAAIIQAVSGEDACANRFLVGDVKQSIYRFRLADPRIFQSYQAAWATPQTGKARSPLPVSDALGVTRPTNPGQVLALTENFRSAEGLLNFVNSVFGVLMRPAIGGLTYGAEAQLHFGAAATRAALAVNQDSSPRVELHVLTKDDFSSGNLDLDGSHEATPNAEDLLAVEREARLIAAQFKALKTSHYPVADTRDGQLGFRPVEYSDMVVLLRAAAGKTEMFAKAFHQFGIPLQAERAGFLEAQEIADGLNLLRLLDNPLQDLPLLGVLRSPFVGLSAEELAQLRIAEPKGRLWIATQKVLAPDRPLTTALRDKLAAFHQRFRRWRELIRHAPLTHCLETILLDTHYETLLLTSERGPERVANVRRLIELARRFDPYQREGLFRFLRFIADQEVAEVDHSPAEVAPENAVRLLTIHASKGLEFPIVAVAGLGSRFNTGDLNDDILLSETIGLAPKIVPPHARSKYPSFAHWHANQYEHRAMWGEELRLLYVALTRARDRLLLVGSTARRDEIERWHIPAQLTDHARLKANSFLAWLHLWFTNHTAPDEWQQETSGQNRLLAWRFHGAQETPASPTATEATELNAAETKPGIEPFAEIQTRIHFQYPHLQATVEPAKTTVTAIRRRIADDTDEESRKFFPPETARLKSSSADGLSAAEIGIAHHTFQQFITIARTATDLDLRNEAERLRGAGVLSEEQFAVLDFGALGSFWHSDLGAKLRALPAGIINREMPFTARLDPKTLRTLKVLQPAATLAADDFIVVQGQVDLAVLLPDEIWLLDFKTDAVDEAGLPDKLKQYAPQLEVYATALEQIYHRPVTNCWLHFLRARKTVEL; encoded by the coding sequence ATGAGTCATCCGACCGAGCAACAGAACGCCGCCATCCGGGCGCGCGGAAACGTGCTGGTGGCCGCCGGGGCCGGCACCGGAAAAACCAGCACCGTCACCGATCGGTGTCTGGAGTTGATTCTCCATGAGCGAATCGCGGGCGGCCGCTGTGGTCTGGATCAAATTTTGATGGTGACATTCACCGAAGCCGCTGCCGCAGAAATGCGACAACGCCTGCGAACCCGGCTTCGGGAAGCGGCGGAGGCTTTGAATCATTCCGTCCACTCTGCTCCGCAGTCACTCGCAGCCGATTTGAGTGCGCCGCCCGATGATGGGGACGCCCGCCACCTAGCGGAGCAACTCGCGCTGCTGGACACGGCAAACATCTCCACGCTGCACGGGTTTTGTCTGGAACTGGTCCGCCGCAATTTTCATACGTTGGGACTGGACCCCGCTTGCGTAGTGCTGGACGAAACGCAAACCCGGCCGTTGATTCACACGCTGCTCAACGATTTGTTCCTCAAACACTACGCCGGCACCACGGATTACTCCGCGCAAGTGCGCGAACTCATCCGCTCCTACGGTCGGGGACGAGATCAAAAAATCCGCGAGTGGATCGTCAAAATCCATCGCTATAGTCAGACGCTGCCAAGTCCGGACGCCTGGTTCTCCGCGCAAACGACTTTGTTCTCCGCCGCCGAACCAACGGCCTGGCGTCATCAATTCAGCGCGGCAGTTTCCGCTTGGGCGCGGCTTTGGCAACCGCCCCTGGCCGCCTCCGCCGATGCGTGTTCTAATCTCGCGACCTGTCAAGTCGCCTTAAATCCGCTGATCCGCGACGACCCGACTTTAGCGCAAATCGCCAGCGCCCTGGCGGCCATCAATGACGCCGACGAAACTTGGAAACGCGGCACCAAAAAGCTTCATCGCGATCCAATAAAACGGTTTTTTGAAGACGCCAGATTTCTTTCTGCACTGGCGAAAGACGACGGCGCGGCTTTGGTCGAGGATTGGAATTGGGCGCGACAACCCATGTTGGTTCTGCTGCGACTGGCGGAAGAATTCGGTCAACTTTTCGCGCAAGCCAAACGCGAACTCGGCGGCATTGATTTTTCCGATCAAGAACAATTCGCGTTGCGCCTGTTGCGAACGGATGCGGGAGCGCCAACGCAAATCGCCCGGGCATGTCGCGAACAATTCGCGTTCGTTTTCGTGGATGAATGTCAAGACATCAACGCCGCGCAGGCCGCCATCATTCAGGCGGTGAGCGGCGAAGACGCTTGTGCCAACCGCTTTCTCGTCGGCGACGTCAAACAAAGCATCTACCGGTTTCGCCTCGCCGATCCGCGCATTTTTCAGAGCTATCAAGCAGCGTGGGCAACGCCACAAACCGGTAAAGCAAGAAGTCCTCTGCCGGTTAGCGACGCGCTCGGAGTGACGCGCCCCACCAATCCCGGCCAGGTGCTCGCGCTCACCGAAAATTTCCGCAGCGCCGAAGGTTTGTTGAATTTTGTCAATTCGGTCTTCGGAGTTCTGATGCGTCCGGCGATCGGCGGCCTGACCTACGGCGCCGAAGCACAATTACATTTTGGCGCCGCCGCTACGCGCGCGGCGTTGGCGGTCAACCAGGACTCGAGTCCGCGGGTGGAACTTCACGTACTCACCAAAGACGATTTTTCCAGCGGCAACCTTGATCTGGACGGCAGCCATGAAGCCACTCCAAACGCGGAAGATTTACTGGCGGTCGAACGCGAAGCGCGACTCATCGCGGCGCAGTTCAAGGCGCTGAAGACCTCCCATTACCCCGTGGCGGATACGCGCGACGGCCAGCTTGGATTTCGCCCGGTGGAATACTCGGACATGGTGGTTTTACTTCGCGCCGCCGCGGGCAAAACCGAAATGTTCGCCAAAGCCTTTCATCAATTTGGCATCCCTCTGCAAGCGGAACGTGCCGGATTTTTGGAAGCGCAGGAGATCGCCGACGGCTTGAATCTGCTGCGCCTGCTCGATAACCCGCTGCAAGACCTGCCGTTGCTGGGAGTGCTGCGTTCACCGTTCGTCGGTCTATCGGCGGAAGAACTCGCGCAGCTTCGCATCGCCGAGCCGAAGGGACGGCTCTGGATTGCCACGCAAAAGGTGCTCGCGCCTGATCGTCCCCTCACCACGGCACTCCGTGATAAACTGGCAGCCTTTCACCAGCGCTTTCGTCGCTGGCGCGAGTTGATTCGCCACGCGCCGCTCACGCATTGCCTGGAAACCATTTTGTTGGATACGCACTACGAAACCTTGCTCCTCACCAGCGAACGTGGTCCCGAGCGTGTGGCTAACGTGCGCCGCTTGATTGAACTGGCGCGACGGTTTGATCCCTACCAACGCGAGGGATTGTTCCGCTTCCTGCGTTTCATCGCCGATCAGGAAGTCGCCGAGGTGGACCACTCCCCGGCGGAGGTGGCGCCGGAAAACGCGGTGCGGCTGCTGACAATTCACGCCAGCAAGGGACTGGAGTTTCCCATCGTCGCCGTGGCGGGACTCGGCTCCCGCTTCAACACCGGCGATCTAAACGACGATATTTTATTGAGTGAAACCATCGGCCTCGCGCCGAAAATCGTGCCGCCCCATGCCCGAAGCAAATACCCCAGCTTCGCGCACTGGCACGCCAACCAATACGAACACCGCGCGATGTGGGGCGAAGAGTTGCGCCTGCTTTACGTGGCGCTCACCCGCGCGCGCGACCGCTTGTTGCTCGTTGGCAGTACAGCGCGCCGGGATGAGATCGAGCGCTGGCACATTCCCGCCCAGCTCACGGATCACGCCCGGCTCAAAGCCAACAGCTTTCTTGCCTGGCTGCACCTGTGGTTCACGAACCACACCGCCCCCGATGAGTGGCAGCAGGAAACGAGTGGTCAAAACCGACTTTTGGCGTGGCGTTTTCATGGAGCGCAGGAAACGCCCGCTTCACCGACGGCGACGGAAGCCACCGAGTTGAACGCGGCTGAAACTAAACCCGGCATCGAGCCGTTCGCTGAAATCCAGACCCGGATTCATTTCCAATATCCGCACCTGCAAGCGACGGTTGAACCAGCGAAAACCACCGTCACCGCCATCCGCCGCCGCATTGCCGATGATACGGATGAGGAATCGCGAAAGTTTTTCCCGCCGGAAACCGCGCGGCTGAAATCGTCGTCCGCCGACGGATTGTCCGCCGCCGAAATCGGCATCGCGCATCACACCTTCCAGCAATTCATCACCATCGCCCGCACGGCGACCGATCTCGATCTGCGCAACGAAGCCGAACGGTTGCGCGGTGCCGGCGTGTTGAGCGAGGAGCAATTTGCCGTGCTGGATTTCGGCGCGCTGGGCAGCTTCTGGCATTCCGATCTCGGCGCAAAACTCCGCGCCTTGCCCGCCGGCATCATCAATCGGGAAATGCCGTTCACCGCGCGGCTCGACCCGAAGACGCTGCGCACCCTCAAGGTTCTGCAACCTGCCGCGACGCTGGCGGCGGATGATTTCATCGTCGTGCAAGGTCAGGTGGACTTGGCGGTGTTGTTGCCGGACGAAATCTGGTTGCTCGATTTCAAAACCGACGCCGTGGACGAAGCCGGTCTGCCGGACAAGCTAAAACAGTACGCGCCGCAACTTGAAGTTTATGCCACCGCGTTGGAGCAGATTTATCATCGCCCCGTGACGAATTGCTGGCTGCATTTCCTCCGCGCCCGAAAAACAGTGGAGCTTTGA